A window of bacterium genomic DNA:
CTCATTCGCCGGGTGGCAAACACGCTCGCCGAGGTGTTTGACGAAGTATTCGCCGTTTCCAACCGGCGGAAAGGGTATGAGGAGCTCGGCCTCCGGGTCGTGAAGGATGTGCTTCCCGGTAACGACTCTCTCGGCGGACTTCATGCGGCCGTCTCGCAGGTGCCCGGTTCGTATGTTTTCGTGGCGGCCTGTGATATGCCGCTCCTTCAGCCATCCTTGTTGCGCCACATGGCCGGGCGGGCCGATGGTTGGGATGTGGTGTTGCCCATCAAAAACAGCTGGGGGGAGCCGCTTTGCGCGCTCTACAGCGGCGCGTGCGAGCCTCATATCCGCCGCTCCATCCAGGATGACCAACTCAAGCTGATCGCCTTTCACGAGAACGTGCGGGTTCTTCGGATAGAGGAAGAAGAATGG
This region includes:
- a CDS encoding molybdenum cofactor guanylyltransferase translates to MKRFPMKAAILSGGRSRRMGRDKSFMLLDGEPLIRRVANTLAEVFDEVFAVSNRRKGYEELGLRVVKDVLPGNDSLGGLHAAVSQVPGSYVFVAACDMPLLQPSLLRHMAGRADGWDVVLPIKNSWGEPLCALYSGACEPHIRRSIQDDQLKLIAFHENVRVLRIEEEEWRTVDPDGLSFVNVNTPEDFAVIGRGKTPA